In the Salinirubrum litoreum genome, one interval contains:
- a CDS encoding carbohydrate ABC transporter permease gives MENLSETKFAYLLMAPALLLLAVIAVWPLLSTFRMSLFADNAGGAEQLGSFVGIENYVALMTGQRTAILPSPFLPEALTIDAFFGSALTVTLIITGVSVFFETIIGFGQALVLDQDFRGRRWVRVAIIIPWAVPIVIQGMIFYLLFQPGIGFLVGTSENPAFLNGLGMSFTPLVNSIDSTIIVIIGDIWKTSAFMALLILAGLQSIDRGLYDVARVAGASKWQQFKIITFPLILPTVLVAMLFRTIQAMRVYGMIETVSSCTTVPSLSCLVVTSFNNRLIGTSATVAFVTAGIIAVVVSVYIVKFADAEGGF, from the coding sequence ATGGAGAACCTCAGCGAGACGAAGTTCGCGTACTTGCTGATGGCTCCAGCGCTGCTGTTACTGGCGGTGATCGCGGTCTGGCCCCTACTGAGTACCTTCCGGATGTCCCTGTTCGCGGACAACGCCGGAGGGGCGGAACAGCTCGGGTCCTTCGTCGGGATCGAGAACTACGTGGCCCTGATGACGGGCCAGCGGACGGCGATCCTGCCGTCGCCGTTCCTGCCGGAGGCGTTGACGATCGACGCCTTCTTCGGGAGCGCGCTGACGGTGACGCTGATCATCACGGGCGTGAGCGTCTTCTTCGAGACGATCATCGGCTTCGGGCAGGCGCTGGTGCTGGACCAGGACTTCCGTGGTCGACGCTGGGTTCGTGTCGCGATCATCATCCCGTGGGCGGTGCCCATCGTCATCCAGGGGATGATCTTCTACCTGCTGTTCCAGCCGGGGATCGGTTTCCTCGTCGGGACCTCGGAGAACCCCGCGTTCCTCAACGGACTCGGGATGAGCTTCACGCCGCTGGTCAACTCCATCGACTCGACGATCATCGTGATCATCGGGGACATCTGGAAGACCTCGGCGTTCATGGCCCTGCTCATCCTCGCAGGCCTCCAGAGCATCGACCGTGGTCTGTACGACGTGGCTCGTGTCGCGGGCGCGTCGAAGTGGCAGCAGTTCAAGATCATCACGTTCCCGCTCATCCTCCCGACGGTGCTCGTCGCGATGCTGTTCCGCACCATCCAGGCGATGCGCGTCTACGGGATGATCGAGACGGTCTCGTCGTGTACGACGGTGCCGTCGCTGTCCTGTCTCGTCGTGACGAGCTTCAACAACCGACTCATCGGCACGTCGGCGACGGTGGCCTTCGTGACGGCGGGGATCATCGCAGTCGTGGTGTCGGTGTACATCGTCAAGTTCGCCGACGCGGAGGGGGGATTCTAG
- a CDS encoding aldo/keto reductase, giving the protein MTDMEYTTLGDTGLEVSRLCLGCMNFGSGAEWMMNDRDASVDLLHRAFELGVNFLDTANVYSQGESEEIVGEAIADQDVFSREELVVATKVFGPMGDGPNRQGLSRKHVLDQCEASLDRLGLEYVDLYQIHRWDDDTPIEETLAALDHLIETGKVRYVGASTMTSYEFTKALYTADVENYSRFVCMQPEYNAVDRHEEANLLPVCEGEGVGVIPWSPLAGGFLTGKYDREGDTDDADETRRADTDEYTENRFTDENWAVLEEIEAIADELDATPAQVSLAWLLHKPVVDSPIVGPRSVEHLEENVGALDVTLTDDHLARVEAPKTPRWPAPGKD; this is encoded by the coding sequence ATGACCGACATGGAGTACACGACCCTCGGCGACACGGGACTCGAAGTCTCCCGACTCTGCCTCGGCTGTATGAACTTCGGCAGCGGTGCGGAGTGGATGATGAACGACCGCGACGCGAGCGTCGACCTCCTCCACCGCGCCTTCGAGTTGGGGGTCAACTTCCTCGACACCGCGAACGTCTACTCGCAGGGCGAGTCCGAGGAGATCGTCGGGGAAGCCATCGCCGACCAGGACGTGTTCTCGCGCGAGGAACTCGTCGTCGCCACGAAGGTCTTCGGCCCGATGGGCGACGGGCCGAATCGACAGGGGCTGTCGCGGAAACACGTTCTCGATCAGTGCGAGGCGAGTCTCGACCGTCTCGGTCTGGAGTACGTCGACCTCTACCAGATCCACCGCTGGGACGACGACACGCCGATCGAGGAGACGCTGGCCGCACTCGATCACCTGATAGAGACCGGCAAAGTGCGGTACGTCGGTGCGAGCACGATGACCAGCTACGAGTTCACGAAGGCGCTCTACACCGCCGACGTAGAGAACTACAGCCGGTTCGTCTGTATGCAACCGGAGTACAACGCCGTAGACCGCCACGAGGAGGCGAACCTCCTGCCCGTCTGCGAGGGCGAGGGAGTCGGCGTCATCCCGTGGTCACCACTGGCGGGTGGCTTCCTGACCGGGAAGTACGACAGGGAGGGCGACACGGACGACGCCGACGAGACGCGCCGGGCCGACACCGACGAGTACACGGAGAACCGCTTCACCGACGAGAACTGGGCCGTGCTCGAGGAGATCGAAGCCATCGCCGACGAACTCGACGCGACGCCCGCGCAGGTGTCGCTGGCGTGGCTCCTGCACAAGCCGGTGGTCGACTCGCCCATCGTCGGTCCCCGGAGCGTCGAGCACCTCGAAGAGAACGTCGGAGCCCTCGACGTGACCCTCACCGACGATCACCTCGCGCGCGTCGAAGCGCCGAAGACGCCGCGCTGGCCCGCCCCCGGCAAGGACTGA
- a CDS encoding substrate-binding domain-containing protein, translating to MVDTDSHDRKRRSNVSRRTFVKAAGVSGITAGLAGCVTNDGGGGADEQIDTSVPDGDITVQFAADDRLAGIADQVQELLYEEGLPENISLEVLAGSFISDDRQNQYTQLLDAGQESPTLLLMDSGWTIPFIARGQLVNFSQQMPSDFVSDIQDNYFGASVDTVSNTEGDLFGMPMFPDFPVMQYRKDVYEAAGYSPESNNWATEPITWSEFSQATADAQDEAGTDYGFTFQANIYEGLSCCDFNEFMSSWGGAYFGGRENLFGPVGDRPVTVDEQQVIDSIRMVRTFINGSDDEFAMDEYQKISPEAVLQWTEEPSRQPFTNGNAVANRNWPYSIPINGADDAFGEDFGTMPIPYAVPESESPYEGLGGTSSALGGWHAVINPNAPAEQKSAAYHVLNAMKSEAVQLLALEEIGWLPPRPDLFESDRAQNVPIIGRYIDTLRIAGENAVPRPVTTVWGQQSDQIASEVNAAYAQQKSPEDAMSSLKSSLESIEESG from the coding sequence ATGGTTGATACTGACTCACACGACAGGAAGCGTCGGTCCAACGTCTCGCGTCGGACGTTCGTGAAGGCAGCAGGCGTCTCCGGCATCACGGCCGGACTCGCGGGCTGTGTCACGAACGACGGCGGCGGTGGCGCAGACGAGCAGATCGACACCTCCGTGCCGGACGGCGACATCACGGTGCAGTTCGCGGCCGACGACCGGCTCGCCGGTATCGCTGACCAGGTGCAGGAACTCCTCTACGAAGAGGGACTGCCGGAGAACATCTCGCTGGAAGTGCTGGCCGGCTCGTTCATCTCCGACGACCGCCAGAACCAGTACACGCAACTTCTGGACGCGGGCCAGGAGAGTCCGACGCTGCTGCTGATGGACAGCGGGTGGACGATTCCGTTCATCGCTCGCGGTCAGCTGGTCAACTTCTCCCAGCAGATGCCGAGCGACTTCGTCAGCGACATCCAGGACAACTACTTCGGTGCCAGCGTCGACACCGTCTCCAACACGGAGGGTGACCTGTTCGGGATGCCGATGTTCCCGGACTTCCCGGTCATGCAGTACCGGAAGGACGTGTACGAGGCGGCCGGCTACAGCCCGGAGAGCAACAACTGGGCCACCGAGCCGATCACGTGGTCCGAGTTCTCGCAGGCGACGGCCGACGCACAGGACGAGGCCGGCACCGACTACGGCTTCACCTTCCAGGCTAACATCTACGAGGGCCTCTCGTGCTGTGACTTCAACGAGTTCATGTCCTCGTGGGGTGGCGCGTACTTCGGTGGCCGCGAGAACCTCTTCGGCCCGGTCGGGGACCGCCCCGTCACCGTGGACGAACAGCAGGTCATCGACTCGATCCGGATGGTCCGGACGTTCATCAACGGCTCGGACGACGAGTTCGCGATGGACGAGTACCAGAAGATCTCCCCCGAGGCCGTGCTCCAGTGGACCGAGGAACCGTCCCGCCAGCCGTTCACGAACGGGAACGCGGTCGCCAACCGTAACTGGCCGTACTCGATCCCGATCAACGGTGCCGACGACGCCTTCGGCGAGGACTTCGGTACGATGCCGATCCCGTACGCAGTCCCCGAGAGCGAGAGCCCCTACGAGGGACTCGGCGGCACGAGCAGTGCCCTCGGTGGCTGGCACGCCGTCATCAACCCGAACGCGCCGGCAGAGCAGAAGTCCGCCGCGTACCACGTCCTCAACGCCATGAAGTCCGAAGCCGTCCAGCTGCTCGCGTTGGAGGAGATCGGGTGGCTGCCGCCGCGGCCCGACCTCTTCGAGTCCGACCGCGCACAGAACGTCCCGATCATCGGTCGCTACATCGACACGCTCCGCATCGCCGGCGAGAACGCGGTGCCCCGCCCGGTCACGACCGTCTGGGGCCAGCAGTCCGACCAGATCGCATCGGAAGTCAACGCCGCGTACGCCCAGCAGAAGAGCCCGGAGGACGCGATGAGCAGTCTGAAGTCTTCGCTCGAGTCGATCGAAGAGTCCGGCTGA